Genomic DNA from Leucobacter triazinivorans:
GCGCGGAAAGAGGCCGGCATAGCCGCCCGTCGCCAGCACGATGGCCTCCGCACGAATGGTCTCTATACCGTCGGGGCCGCGCAGCACGGCGCCGACCACGGCTCCCGACTCGGTGCGCAGCGACATCGCAGTGCAGCGCTCGCGCACCAGGATCCGACGCGCCGCGGACAACGCGCGCAACCGCTCGACGAAGAACGCGTGCAGCACTGCCCCGGTGCGGTCGCCTCCCGCGTGCACGATGCGGTGCCGCCCGTGCGCCGCCTCGAGGCCGAGCGCGGGGCCGCCATCGCCTCCGCGATCCGCGGCGAACCCCTCGGCGATCAACCGGCGCACCACGCGGGCGCCGGACGTCGTGAGCACCTCGGCCGCCTCGGCGTCGACGAGCCCGACTCCGGCCGCCACCGTGTCAGCGAGGTGCTGCGCGGGGGTGTCCCCCGCGCCGAGCGCGGCCGCGATCCCGCCCTGCGCCAGAGCGGTGCTGCCGCCGGCGAGCGCGTCGGCGGCACGACCACCACTGACGCGATCATCTGCGCGATCGCCCGCATCGCCCGCGTCCCCCGCCCAGAGCGCACCGGGGGTGGCCAGGGTGACGTCCGCTCCGCCGGTCGCCGCGGCGACCGCGCAGGCGAGGCCGGCGACGCCGGAGCCGATGACGAGGATCACGGTCGGGCCGCGAGCATCCGCTCGAGAGCGATGCGCGAGTCGCCCGCCACCTCCTCGGAGACCGCGATGCGGTTGGGGGTTTCCCCGGCCACGAGCGATTCGAGCGTCCAGGCGAGGTAGGCCGGGTGGATCCGGTACATCGTCGAGCAGGGGCAGACGACGGGGTCGAGGCAGAATATCGTGAGGTCGGGACGCTGCTGCTGGAGCCGGTTGACGAGGTTGATCTCCGTGCCCACGGCGATCACGGCGCCTGGCTCGGCGGCCTCGATCTCCTTGCGGATGTACTCGGTGGAACCCGCACCATCGGCGGCCTCCACGACTGCCGCGGGGCACTCGGGATGCACGATGACCTTCACGCCGGGGTAGTCGGCGCGCGCCTGTTCGATCTGGGCGACGGTGAAGCGCTTGTGCACGGAGCAGAAGCCGTTCCACAGGATCACTCGGGCGTCGCGCAGCTGCTCCTCGGTGTTGCCGCCGAGTGGCAGGTGCGGGCGCCACAGCGGCATCCGATCCTCTGCGATCCCCATCGCCTTCGCCGTGTTGCGACCGAGGTGCTGATCCGGGAAGAAGACGACGCGCTGCCCGCGCTCGAACGCCCACTCGAGCACGGTGCGGGCGTTCGAGGAGGTGCAGACGATGCCTCCATTGCGACCGCAGAATGCCTTGATCGCCGCGGAGGAATTCATGTAGGTGACGGGGATCACGGGCTGCAGTCCGTCCTCCGTGGGACCCAGTGATGTCGTCAGTTCTCGCCAGCACGCCTCGACCTGGTCGATCGTGGCCATGTCGGCCATCGAGCAGCCCGCGGCGAGATTCGGCAGGATCACCGCCTGCTCGGGCCCCGACAGGATGTCGGCCGTCTCGGCCATGAAGTGCACGCCGCAGAACACGAAGGCCTCGGCCTCCGGGTGCTGCTTCGCGGCCTGCGCCAGCATGAAGGAGTCGCCCACGAAGTCGGCGTGCTGCACGATCTCGTCGCGCTGGTAGAAGTGCCCGAGGATCTGCACCCGCTGCCCGAGCTCGGCCTTCGCAGCGACGATCCAGTCGTGCAGCTGCTCCTCGGAGGCATCGGTGTACCGGGCAGGCAGAGGCCCCTGCCGCGGGGCATCGCCCGGGATCGCATCGGCCACAGAGGCCCCCGGGCCGTACCCGGGCGCGCGGTCGATCGCCCACGGATCGTTCACCAGGCCGGAGTCGCAGCTCGAGGCGCCGGTCGCGCGCAGGGCGATGGGCCGGCGGTGCGACCTACCCGCCGGCCGTCCGCGCGGCGCCCGCGCGGCGGCCTCGCGCTCGGCGGCGGCCCGGATGAGTTCGTGCACGCTCGTCATGATGCGCTCCTCGATGGGGTGTGATGGGGACGACGGGGGATGTCCGGGCGATCGGGATCCCCGGTGCCTGTGGGATCGCCTCGGAAGCGGTAGAGCCGAGCAGGTCGGTGAGGAGTGCCGGTCTCGACCTCGCCGGTATCGATGAGATTGCCCTGCGCGAGCGCCTGCCTGCGGAAGTTCGCCGGGTCGACGGACTCGCCGAGCACGGCTTCGTAGACGGCTCTCAGGCGGGCGAGGGTGAAGACCGGCCCCAGGAAACGATGCGCCACCGCGGCGTACTCGGTCTTGGAGCGGAGACGCGCGAGCCCGTAGGCCACGATCTCGGCGTGGTCGAACGCGAGCTCGGGAAGCCAGTCCGCCGAGAACCAGGCGACGTTCGCGTCGCGCTGGGAGCCGGTATCGAGCGGATGCCGGCCGGCATCGAAGCGCGCCGGCGGAAGTTCGATCGCATCATCCCAGCGCCGCGCCGGTCGCGGCCGCCGCACCCCGGAAGCGGGCGGACCGGCATCTCGCGGAAGCTGCGCCGGGTGGTCGGAGTGCACGGGCCGGTCAGCGCGCACCGTCGGCGGCGCGGCTTCGAGCTCGTACTCGCCGTAGAGCGCCCAGTAGGCGATCGTCACGAGGCGTTGCGCCTCGGCCGAACGCTCGACGCCGCCGAAGGAATAGAGCTGCTCCAGGTACCCCGGACCGCACTGCACGGCGTCTCGAAGCGTGCGAAGCGCCGTGTCGCTGAGAGTCTCATCCCACTGGGTGGGCCCGCCGGGCAGCGCCCACCGCCCCTGGAACGGTGCCCTGGTGCGTCGCACAAGCGGGATCCAGAGCGTCGTGCCATCAGCAGGTTCCGCCCGCTCTCCGAGCACGGCGCCGCCCGGCGGGCGCAGCGCGAAGGCGACGACCGAGACGGCCACCGCAGGAGGCAGGTAGCGCCGCTCGCTCGCGCTGATGCTGTCGTACTGCACGTCCACCGCCTCTCCGTCGGGTGCGCCTTATGGTCAGAATGACCATAAGTAAGAATACGCCGGATCCCGACCCTGTCAAGCCGCACCCGAGGCCGGAAAGACACAAGACGGTCACGATCGTCGGCATATCTCGGGCAAGTGGGCTAGGCTCGAGCGTAAGACCAGTAATGCCGAACGTAGGAACACTCCAGCACGTTTTATTCGCCGAGCTCCCCCGGGATCCCGGCACGCTACCAGTCTCCACGTCGGCGCCGTCGCCGTGGTACCCCGGTCGCAGCAGCGGCCAGCAACACGAAGGAAACACAGCATGACCACTGGCACCGTGAAATGGTTCAACTCCGAAAAGGGCTTCGGCTTCATCACCCCTGACGACGGAGCATCCGACGTCTTCGCGCACTTCAGCGCGATCCAGGGCAGCGGCCGTCGCGATCTCTTCGAGAACCAGCGTGTAGAGTTCGACGTCGAGCAGGGCCCCAAGGGCCTGCAGGCGAGCAACATCCGCGCGCTCTAAGTCGCACGCGACACCGAGGGGGTGCGGGGCTTCGGCCCCGCACCCCCTCGTTTGTGCGCGCCGAAGCTCGTACTCTCCCGCGCCCCACACCCCGCAACGCGCGTCACTTGTTGCTGCCATTCCCGTCGGGAGGCGACAACAACTGGCGCGCGAGCATCCGGGCGGGAGCACGAGAACACGCACGGACGACGGGCGTCACTTGTTGCTGCCATTCCCGTCGGGAGGCGACAACAACTGGCGCGCGAGCATCCGGGCGGGAGCACGAGAACACGCACGGACGACGCGCGCACACACACGCACTCGCGCACACACACGCACTCGCGCACACACGCGCACACACACGCACACACACGCATTTGTATCTTCACCACAGCCAACTCGACACGCGTTTAGAGGTCGCACTACATTCGTGACATCCACGAACGGCGCCGCGGCGCTGCGGCCCCGCGGCCCGGTACCGACGGCAGCCCGATCCGCCCCCCCACACCCCCAGATCCCGAACGGTGAAGGCATGTCAGCGCAGACCTATCCGCATCTCCTCGAACCCCTCGACCTCGGATTCGCCACCCTTCCCAACCGGGTAATCATGGGCTCCATGCACCTCGGGCTCGAAGAGGTACCCGGCGGCTTCGACCGCCTCGCCGCGTTCTACCGCGAGCGCGCCGACGCGGCTCTGATCGTCACGGGGGGCATCGCACCCAACGCGGAGGGGCGGCTGAAGCCCGGCGCCGCGACGCTCGCGAGCGAGGCCGACGCCGAGCCCCACCGCACCGTCACCGACGCGGTGCACGCGGCGGGCGGGCGCATCGCACTCCAGATCCTGCACGCCGGAAGATACGGGGCGCACCCGCACATCGTCGTCCCCAGCCCGGTCCAGGCCCCCATCTCCCCCTTCGTCCCGCGCGAGCTCACGGACGCCGAGATCGAGCGCACGATCGACGACTACGTGCGCACGGCCGTGCTCGCGCAGGGCGCCGGCTACGACGGCGTCGAGATCATGGGCTCCGAGGGCTACCTCATCAACGAGTTCACCGCGCGGCGTACGAATCACCGCGTCGACCGCTGGGGCGGATCCTTCGGGCACCGCGCCCGCTTCCCGGTTGAGATCGTGCGGCGGGTGCGGGCGGCCGTGGGCGAGCGCTTCATCATCGTCTACCGTCTATCCATGCTGGATCTGGTGCCCGACGGGGCCACGCTCGACGAGGTCATCGAACTGGCGCGACTCATCGAGACCGCGGGAGCCACCCTGCTCAACACGGGGATCGGCTGGCACGAGGCGCGGATCCCGACCATCGCGAGCTCGGTGCCGCGCGGAGCGTTCGCGTGGGTCACGAAGCAGCTCATGGGCGAGGTGTCGATCCCGCTCATCACCACCAACCGCATCAACACGCCCGAGACGGCCGAGCGCCTGCTCGCCGAGGGATGCGCCGATCTGGTCTCGCTCGCCCGCCCGTTCCTCGCCGACCCGGAGTTCGTCGGCAAGTCGGCGCGGGGAGAGGCCGCACGGATCAACACGTGCATCGGCTGCAACCAGGCCTGCCTCGACCACACCTTCGCGGGCAAGCTCACGTCGTGCCTGGTCAACCCGCGAGCCGGCCACGAGACCGAGCTGATCATCGCGCCGACCGTCGCGCGCAAGCGCGTCGCGGTGGTCGGGTCGGGGCCGGCGGGTCTCGCCTGCGCCACCACGGCGGCGTCCCGCGGGCACGAGGTGACGCTCTACGAGGCATCGGATCGGGTGGGCGGTCAGATCAACGTCGCCATGCGGGTGCCGGGCAAGAGCGAGTTCGGCGAGACGCTGCGCTACTTCGGCGGCCGACTCGGGGAGACCGGGGTCGAGGTGCGTCTGGGGCACCGCGTCACGGCCGACGAGCTCGCGGGAGCGGGCTTCGACGAGATCGTGCTCGCGACGGGCGTCCATCCGCGTCGTCCCGAGATCCCCGGGCTCGACCATCCCAGCGTGGTCGGCTATCTCGACGTGCTGCGCGACGGCGCCCCGGTGGGCGATCGCGTCGCGATCCTCGGCGCGGGCGGCATCGGCTTCGACGTGGCCGAGTTCCTCACGAGCGGGCCGGAGCAGGATGAGACGGAGGATCCCGCCGACATCGCGGGATTCCTGGCGCACTGGGGCGTCGATCCCGACTACGCCCGGGCGGGCGGACTCGCCGAGCCGGCCGAGGAGCGCCCGCGGCGCGCGGTCACGCTGCTGCAGCGCAAGGCGAGCAAGGTGGGCGCCGGCCTCGGCAAGACGACG
This window encodes:
- a CDS encoding cold-shock protein, with protein sequence MTTGTVKWFNSEKGFGFITPDDGASDVFAHFSAIQGSGRRDLFENQRVEFDVEQGPKGLQASNIRAL
- a CDS encoding NrtR DNA-binding winged helix domain-containing protein; this translates as MDVQYDSISASERRYLPPAVAVSVVAFALRPPGGAVLGERAEPADGTTLWIPLVRRTRAPFQGRWALPGGPTQWDETLSDTALRTLRDAVQCGPGYLEQLYSFGGVERSAEAQRLVTIAYWALYGEYELEAAPPTVRADRPVHSDHPAQLPRDAGPPASGVRRPRPARRWDDAIELPPARFDAGRHPLDTGSQRDANVAWFSADWLPELAFDHAEIVAYGLARLRSKTEYAAVAHRFLGPVFTLARLRAVYEAVLGESVDPANFRRQALAQGNLIDTGEVETGTPHRPARLYRFRGDPTGTGDPDRPDIPRRPHHTPSRSAS
- the nadA gene encoding quinolinate synthase NadA, which produces MTSVHELIRAAAEREAAARAPRGRPAGRSHRRPIALRATGASSCDSGLVNDPWAIDRAPGYGPGASVADAIPGDAPRQGPLPARYTDASEEQLHDWIVAAKAELGQRVQILGHFYQRDEIVQHADFVGDSFMLAQAAKQHPEAEAFVFCGVHFMAETADILSGPEQAVILPNLAAGCSMADMATIDQVEACWRELTTSLGPTEDGLQPVIPVTYMNSSAAIKAFCGRNGGIVCTSSNARTVLEWAFERGQRVVFFPDQHLGRNTAKAMGIAEDRMPLWRPHLPLGGNTEEQLRDARVILWNGFCSVHKRFTVAQIEQARADYPGVKVIVHPECPAAVVEAADGAGSTEYIRKEIEAAEPGAVIAVGTEINLVNRLQQQRPDLTIFCLDPVVCPCSTMYRIHPAYLAWTLESLVAGETPNRIAVSEEVAGDSRIALERMLAARP
- a CDS encoding NADPH-dependent 2,4-dienoyl-CoA reductase, coding for MSAQTYPHLLEPLDLGFATLPNRVIMGSMHLGLEEVPGGFDRLAAFYRERADAALIVTGGIAPNAEGRLKPGAATLASEADAEPHRTVTDAVHAAGGRIALQILHAGRYGAHPHIVVPSPVQAPISPFVPRELTDAEIERTIDDYVRTAVLAQGAGYDGVEIMGSEGYLINEFTARRTNHRVDRWGGSFGHRARFPVEIVRRVRAAVGERFIIVYRLSMLDLVPDGATLDEVIELARLIETAGATLLNTGIGWHEARIPTIASSVPRGAFAWVTKQLMGEVSIPLITTNRINTPETAERLLAEGCADLVSLARPFLADPEFVGKSARGEAARINTCIGCNQACLDHTFAGKLTSCLVNPRAGHETELIIAPTVARKRVAVVGSGPAGLACATTAASRGHEVTLYEASDRVGGQINVAMRVPGKSEFGETLRYFGGRLGETGVEVRLGHRVTADELAGAGFDEIVLATGVHPRRPEIPGLDHPSVVGYLDVLRDGAPVGDRVAILGAGGIGFDVAEFLTSGPEQDETEDPADIAGFLAHWGVDPDYARAGGLAEPAEERPRRAVTLLQRKASKVGAGLGKTTGWIHRTELARRGVRMVPGAEYRRIDDDGLHLSLAGEEHTLEVDTIVVCTGQDPARELHEELAELGIAAHLIGGADVAAELDAKRAIDQGTRLAAAL